Proteins from a single region of Corvus hawaiiensis isolate bCorHaw1 chromosome 6, bCorHaw1.pri.cur, whole genome shotgun sequence:
- the CHKA gene encoding choline kinase alpha isoform X3 — MLFQCSLPDTIETVADEPRKVLLRLYGAILQMRSCNKGESVQSQKENDLQGAEAMVLESVMFAILAERALGPKLYGIFPQGRLEEFIPSRKLSTEELSLPDISAEIAEKMARFHGMKMPFNKEPKWLFGTMEKYLNQVLRINFTRESQTRKLNKLLSYNLPQEMKNLRAMLEATSSPVVFCHNDCQEGNILLLEGRESSENQKLMLIDFEYSSYNYRGFDIGNHFCEWMYDYSYEKYPFFKASVLKYPSKKQQLHFLSSYLSAFQDGFENLSNEEKSKLEEEVLVEVNRFALASHFFWGLWSIIQAKISSIEFGYLEYALSRFDAYFDQKRKLKV; from the exons AGGTCCTGTAATAAGGGAGAGTCTGTACAGTCTCAGAAGGAAAATGACTTGCAA GGGGCAGAAGCCATGGTTCTGGAAAGTGTTATGTTTGCCATTCTTGCAGAGAGAGCACTTGGCCCAAAGCTGTATGGAATCTTCCCACAAGGGCGACTGGAGGAATTCATTCCC AGCAGAAAACTAAGCACTGAAGAACTAAGCTTACCTGACATATCTGCTGAAATAGCTGAGAAGATGGCTAGATTTCATGGCATGAAAATGCCATTTAATAAGGAACCTAAGTGGCTTTTTGGAACAATGGAAAA GTATCTAAATCAAGTGCTGAGAATTAATTTTACCAGAGAATCCCAAACCAGAAAACTGAACAAACTTCTCAGTTACAATCTCCcccaggaaatgaaaaatctaAG agcCATGCTTGAAGCTACTTCTTCACCAGTTGTATTTTGCCACAATGATTGTCAAGAGG GTAATATCTTACTTCTGGAAGGCAGAGAGAGTTCAGAAAACCAAAAGCTGATGCTCATTGACTTTGAATACAGCAGCTATAATTACCG aggaTTTGACATTGGAAATCACTTCTGTGAATGGATGTATGATTACTCGTATGAGAAGTACCCATTCTTCAAAGCCAGTGTTCTTAAATATCCTTCAAAGAAACAACAG cttcatttcctttccaGTTACCTGTCTGCATTCCAAGATGGCTTTGAAAATCTGAGCAATGAAGAGAAGTCCAAACTAGAAGAAGAAGTGTTGGTAGAAGTTAACAG GTTTGCCCTTGCATCACACTTCTTCTGGGGTCTGTGGTCTATTATACAAGCAAAGATCTCATCCATTGAGTTTGGGTACCTG GAATATGCGTTATCCAGATTTGATGCCTACTTTGATCAGAAGAGAAAGCTGAAGGTGTGA